A genomic window from Shewanella vesiculosa includes:
- the pyk gene encoding pyruvate kinase gives MFRRTKIVTTLGPATDRDDNLRKIIAAGANVVRLNFSHGSPEDHLKRATDTRRIAKELGKHVAILGDLQGPKIRISTFKDNKKIKLNLGDNFILDADLAKGEGDQDQVGIDYKQLPDDVVIGDILMLDDGRVQLKVDRVEGHKVFTTVTVAGPLSNNKGINKKGGGLTAPALTEKDMADIKTAALINVDFLAVSFPRTGADLDLARKLAQEAGSYALIVAKVERAEAVETDEAMDDVIRASDVVMVARGDLGVEIGDAALVAVQKRLIERSRQLNKAVITATQMMESMISSPMPTRAEVMDVANAVLDGTDAVMLSAETAAGDFPEETVMAMANVCLGAELHPSVNVSKHRMDQRFSSVEETIALSTMYAANHLPGVKAIISLTESGATAKLMSRISSGLPIFALSRHQKTLASMAMYRGVQPIEFDSTAYPADELAKEALNCMVSRGYLVSGDMVLMTKGDAMETIGGTNTCKVLIVA, from the coding sequence ATGTTCCGCAGAACTAAAATCGTTACAACACTTGGGCCAGCAACTGACCGCGATGACAATTTACGAAAAATTATCGCAGCAGGCGCTAACGTCGTTAGACTTAACTTCTCACACGGTTCACCAGAAGATCATCTAAAGCGTGCTACGGATACTCGTAGAATTGCTAAAGAATTGGGTAAACATGTCGCTATTTTAGGAGACTTACAAGGTCCTAAAATTCGCATTTCTACCTTTAAAGATAACAAAAAAATCAAACTTAACTTGGGTGATAACTTTATCCTCGATGCTGACTTAGCTAAAGGCGAAGGCGACCAGGATCAAGTGGGTATTGATTATAAGCAACTGCCTGATGATGTTGTCATTGGCGATATCTTAATGCTTGATGATGGTCGTGTGCAGCTGAAGGTTGACCGTGTTGAAGGCCATAAAGTCTTTACTACTGTTACTGTTGCTGGCCCGTTATCGAACAACAAAGGTATCAACAAAAAAGGTGGCGGCTTAACCGCTCCTGCCCTTACCGAAAAAGACATGGCAGACATTAAAACGGCTGCATTGATCAATGTTGATTTCCTTGCTGTGTCGTTCCCTCGTACAGGTGCTGATTTAGACCTAGCACGTAAGCTTGCACAAGAAGCCGGTAGCTACGCATTAATCGTTGCTAAGGTTGAACGTGCTGAAGCGGTTGAAACTGATGAAGCAATGGATGATGTTATCCGCGCTTCAGATGTTGTCATGGTTGCTCGTGGTGATTTAGGTGTTGAAATTGGTGATGCTGCACTTGTTGCTGTGCAAAAACGTTTAATTGAGCGTTCTCGCCAACTAAACAAAGCCGTGATCACTGCTACACAAATGATGGAATCGATGATTTCAAGCCCGATGCCAACACGAGCTGAAGTCATGGACGTGGCGAATGCTGTGTTAGACGGAACCGATGCGGTAATGCTGTCAGCGGAAACCGCTGCTGGTGACTTCCCTGAAGAAACGGTTATGGCAATGGCGAACGTTTGTTTAGGTGCAGAATTACATCCTAGTGTTAATGTGTCTAAGCACCGTATGGATCAGCGTTTCTCTTCAGTTGAAGAAACTATCGCGCTTTCAACCATGTATGCGGCTAACCACTTGCCTGGCGTTAAAGCCATTATTTCGTTAACTGAATCTGGCGCGACAGCAAAATTAATGTCACGTATCAGCTCTGGTTTACCAATTTTTGCTTTATCTCGTCATCAAAAGACATTGGCCAGCATGGCAATGTACCGTGGTGTACAGCCAATTGAGTTTGACTCAACAGCATATCCTGCAGATGAGCTCGCTAAAGAAGCATTAAACTGTATGGTTAGCAGAGGTTATTTGGTCAGTGGTGATATGGTACTGATGACTAAAGGTGACGCGATGGAAACCATTGGTGGCACTAACACTTGCAAAGTATTGATCGTTGCTTAA
- the zwf gene encoding glucose-6-phosphate dehydrogenase, with product MGKSIGAKACDFVLFGTKGDLARRKLLPSLYQLDKAGLLDKETKVIGVAKDAFTQEEFVALVTKALNTFVKDELCPTTLARFLSRCHYIGTNFTDPEGYSAFHDLLEPSKRVMVNYFATPPSIFGAICRCLHEQNLIQSDTRVVLEKPIGTDLESSHVINDQVAEFFNENQVYRIDHYLGKETVQNLIALRFANSLFSSKWDNRTIDHVQITVAEEVGIEGRWGYFDGAGQMRDMIQNHLLQVLTLVAMDPPVNLDADSIRDEKVKVLKSLRPINQDNVYENTVRGQYSAGFLKGSPVPGYLEEEDANTQSHTETFVAIRVDIDNWRWAGVPFYLRSGKRMPFKSSEIVVYFKNPPHNLYRASYRNLPPNKLTIRLQPHEGVEIQMMNKVPGLEQKQRLQTTKLDLSFSDTFKNERIADAYERLLLEAMLGNQALFVRRDEVEQAWKWVDGIIQSWEQSGEKPKSYPAGTWGPVASVALITKDGRSWDE from the coding sequence ATGGGCAAATCAATTGGAGCTAAGGCTTGCGACTTCGTACTTTTCGGTACTAAAGGCGATTTAGCTAGGCGTAAATTATTACCTTCTCTATATCAGTTAGATAAAGCAGGATTGCTTGATAAAGAAACCAAGGTAATCGGAGTAGCAAAAGACGCATTCACTCAAGAAGAGTTTGTTGCCCTAGTTACTAAAGCATTAAATACATTTGTTAAAGACGAACTTTGCCCCACCACGTTAGCGCGCTTCCTGAGTCGTTGTCATTATATCGGTACTAATTTTACAGATCCTGAAGGTTATAGTGCCTTCCACGATTTACTTGAACCAAGTAAACGCGTCATGGTGAATTATTTCGCAACTCCTCCTTCTATTTTTGGTGCTATCTGCCGTTGTTTACACGAGCAAAACCTTATTCAATCTGATACCCGTGTTGTGCTCGAAAAGCCAATTGGTACTGATTTAGAATCATCGCATGTGATTAATGACCAGGTTGCCGAGTTCTTTAACGAGAATCAGGTTTACCGAATCGATCATTATCTTGGTAAAGAAACCGTTCAAAATCTCATTGCCCTGCGTTTTGCTAACTCTTTATTCTCTTCTAAATGGGATAACCGCACCATAGATCATGTCCAGATCACGGTTGCTGAAGAAGTGGGTATTGAGGGCCGTTGGGGTTACTTTGACGGTGCGGGTCAAATGCGCGACATGATCCAAAACCACTTATTACAAGTGCTGACCTTGGTTGCCATGGATCCTCCCGTCAATTTAGATGCTGACAGTATTCGTGACGAGAAAGTGAAAGTGCTTAAATCACTGCGGCCAATTAACCAAGACAATGTGTATGAAAATACCGTTCGTGGTCAATACAGTGCTGGTTTCTTAAAAGGTTCACCTGTTCCTGGCTATCTTGAAGAAGAGGATGCCAACACTCAATCCCACACAGAGACCTTTGTTGCTATCCGTGTTGATATTGATAACTGGCGTTGGGCTGGAGTGCCATTCTATTTACGCAGCGGTAAGCGTATGCCCTTTAAGAGTAGCGAAATTGTGGTGTACTTTAAAAATCCACCTCATAACTTGTATCGTGCAAGTTACCGCAATCTGCCACCGAACAAGTTAACCATTCGTTTACAACCTCATGAAGGGGTTGAAATTCAGATGATGAACAAGGTTCCTGGGCTTGAGCAAAAGCAGCGTCTACAAACGACTAAGCTCGATTTAAGCTTCAGTGATACCTTTAAAAACGAACGTATTGCAGATGCGTATGAACGTTTGTTGTTAGAAGCCATGCTCGGAAACCAAGCACTGTTCGTTCGTCGTGATGAAGTTGAGCAAGCCTGGAAATGGGTTGATGGCATCATTCAGTCATGGGAACAAAGTGGTGAAAAGCCTAAATCTTATCCTGCTGGCACATGGGGACCTGTGGCATCGGTCGCATTAATAACCAAAGATGGCCGTTCTTGGGACGAGTAG
- a CDS encoding MurR/RpiR family transcriptional regulator, translating to MNTLEKVQKSLTQFSKSERKVAEVILASPQTAIHSSIATLAKMADVSEPTVNRFCRRLDTKGFPDFKLHLAQSLANGTPYVSRHVEEDDTPESYTTKIFESSMASLDTARQSLDTSAINKAVDILTQAKTISFFGLGASASVAHDAQNKFFRFNVPVICFDDVLMQRMSCINCNEGDVVVLISHTGRTKSLIEIARIARENGAAVIGITARNSPLSFECTLPVTMEVPEDTDMYLPMASRLAQLVTIDVLATGFTLRRGPRFRDNLKRVKEVLKESRVNKDMTI from the coding sequence ATGAATACCCTTGAAAAGGTTCAAAAAAGCCTTACCCAATTTAGTAAATCTGAACGTAAAGTTGCCGAAGTCATATTAGCCTCACCGCAAACAGCGATACATTCAAGTATTGCCACCTTAGCAAAGATGGCCGATGTTAGTGAACCTACGGTCAATCGATTTTGTCGTCGATTAGACACTAAGGGATTCCCTGATTTTAAGTTACATTTGGCTCAAAGTCTTGCTAACGGCACACCTTATGTTAGTCGACACGTTGAAGAAGATGACACTCCAGAGTCATACACAACAAAAATCTTCGAATCTTCAATGGCATCGCTGGATACGGCTCGTCAGAGTTTAGACACTTCGGCAATTAATAAAGCGGTTGATATTCTCACTCAAGCCAAGACTATTTCGTTTTTTGGCCTTGGTGCTTCTGCTTCTGTGGCCCATGATGCGCAAAACAAGTTCTTTCGTTTCAACGTGCCAGTGATTTGTTTTGATGATGTATTAATGCAACGAATGAGCTGCATTAACTGTAATGAAGGCGATGTAGTGGTATTAATTTCGCATACTGGCCGAACTAAATCACTGATTGAAATAGCGCGTATTGCTCGAGAAAACGGCGCTGCAGTCATCGGCATTACGGCACGTAACTCGCCACTGTCTTTTGAATGTACATTGCCTGTCACTATGGAAGTACCAGAAGACACTGACATGTACTTACCTATGGCGTCACGCTTAGCGCAATTGGTTACCATAGATGTACTCGCGACAGGGTTTACCTTACGCCGTGGTCCGCGTTTCCGTGATAATTTAAAACGCGTAAAAGAAGTATTGAAAGAATCTCGGGTAAACAAGGATATGACTATCTAA
- the pgl gene encoding 6-phosphogluconolactonase codes for MIKDTVFKSFDNPADLEAKLAEKIAQQLQNAVDTRGKASLVVSGGSTPLKLFDSLSHKVVDWADVYVTLADERWVNADEKDSNERLVRQHLLQNRASSAKFRGLKNMFATPEAGCDMTSESLANFPRPFDVVILGMGTDGHTCSWFPCSAELDNALTTKDLCVAVNPTTAPHARISLSKDAILNSRQIYLHLVGEPKLTVYHQALENDDVTQMPIRAVLAQRKTPVDVFYSA; via the coding sequence ATGATTAAAGATACTGTATTTAAATCCTTCGACAATCCAGCTGATTTAGAAGCCAAACTAGCTGAGAAAATTGCCCAGCAACTACAAAATGCTGTGGATACTCGAGGCAAAGCCAGTTTAGTGGTTTCTGGTGGTTCCACACCATTGAAATTATTTGATTCACTTAGCCATAAAGTAGTCGATTGGGCTGACGTTTACGTCACTTTAGCTGATGAGCGCTGGGTTAACGCTGATGAAAAAGATTCAAACGAAAGGTTGGTTCGCCAGCATTTACTGCAGAATCGTGCCTCCAGTGCCAAATTTCGCGGCTTAAAAAATATGTTTGCAACCCCTGAAGCGGGTTGTGATATGACCAGCGAGTCGTTAGCTAATTTCCCGCGTCCCTTTGATGTGGTGATATTAGGCATGGGCACTGATGGGCATACATGCTCTTGGTTTCCTTGCAGTGCTGAACTCGATAATGCATTAACTACCAAAGATTTATGCGTTGCAGTCAATCCGACAACTGCTCCTCATGCACGTATTAGTTTGTCTAAAGATGCCATTTTAAATAGCCGTCAGATTTATTTGCATCTTGTCGGAGAACCAAAGCTAACTGTTTATCATCAGGCTCTTGAGAATGATGATGTTACCCAAATGCCCATTAGAGCCGTATTAGCGCAGCGTAAAACGCCCGTTGATGTGTTCTATAGCGCGTAA